The following are from one region of the Mustela lutreola isolate mMusLut2 chromosome 7, mMusLut2.pri, whole genome shotgun sequence genome:
- the GLRX5 gene encoding glutaredoxin-related protein 5, mitochondrial: MSGSLGRVAAALLRSGRGAGGGGLRGPGVRAAGSGGGGSGSAEQLDALVKKDKVVVFLKGTPEQPQCGFSNAVVQILRLHGVRDYAAYNVLDDPQLRQGIKDYSNWPTIPQVYLDGEFVGGCDILLQMHQNGDLVEELKKLGIRSALLDEKKDQDSK, translated from the exons ATGAGTGGGTCCCTGGGCCGGGTGGCGGCGGCTCTGCTCCGCTCGGGgcgcggcgcgggcggcggcggcctgCGGGGCCCTGGCGTGCGGGCGGCGGGCTCGGGCGGCGGCGGGAGCGGCTCGGCGGAGCAACTGGACGCGCTGGTGAAGAAGGACAAGGTGGTGGTCTTCCTCAAGGGGACCCCGGAGCAGCCCCAGTGCGGCTTCAGCAACGCGGTGGTGCAGATCCTCCGGCTGCACGGCGTCCGCGACTACGCGGCCTACAACGTGCTGGACGACCCCCAGCTCCGGCAAG GCATTAAGGACTACTCCAACTGGCCCACCATCCCGCAGGTGTACCTGGACGGCGAGTTCGTGGGCGGCTGTGACATCCTCCTGCAGATGCACCAAAATGGGGACCTGGTGGAGGAACTGAAAAAGCTGGGGATCCGCTCAGCCCTTTTGGATGAAAAGAAAGACCAAGACTCAAAGTGA